Proteins encoded in a region of the Halostella limicola genome:
- the pstB gene encoding phosphate ABC transporter ATP-binding protein PstB, which produces MSREEMTSADPDPDTDDESLIAPSPGSEAAGHDEATGVQHETRTVIEARDLDVFYGDEQALQSIDIGIPAKKVTAIIGPSGCGKSTFLRCINRMNDLVDAARIEGDLLFEGKNVYDDDVDPVVLRRRIGMVFQAPNPFPKSIYDNVAYGLRIQDDTENLDERVERALKRAALWDEVKDRLDESALDLSGGQQQRLCIARAIAPDPEVLLMDEPASALDPVATSQIEDLIEELAEDYTVVIVTHNMQQAARISDKTAVFLTGGELVEFDDTNKIFENPEHERVEDYITGKFG; this is translated from the coding sequence ATGTCACGAGAAGAAATGACCAGTGCCGACCCCGACCCAGATACGGACGACGAGTCTCTCATCGCACCGAGTCCCGGGTCCGAGGCGGCCGGTCACGACGAGGCGACGGGCGTACAGCACGAGACACGAACGGTCATCGAGGCGCGCGATCTCGACGTCTTCTACGGCGACGAGCAGGCGCTCCAGAGCATCGACATCGGGATCCCGGCGAAGAAAGTCACCGCGATCATCGGCCCGTCGGGCTGTGGTAAATCGACGTTCCTGCGGTGTATCAACCGGATGAACGACCTCGTCGACGCGGCTCGGATCGAGGGCGACCTGCTTTTCGAGGGCAAGAACGTCTACGACGACGACGTCGATCCGGTCGTCCTGCGGCGTCGAATCGGGATGGTGTTTCAGGCCCCGAACCCGTTCCCGAAGAGCATCTACGACAACGTCGCCTACGGCCTCCGCATCCAGGACGACACGGAGAACCTCGACGAGCGCGTCGAGCGCGCGCTCAAGCGGGCGGCGCTGTGGGACGAGGTGAAAGACCGCCTCGACGAGTCGGCGCTCGACCTCTCGGGCGGGCAGCAGCAGCGGCTCTGTATCGCCCGCGCCATCGCTCCCGACCCGGAGGTCCTGCTGATGGACGAGCCCGCGTCGGCGCTCGACCCCGTCGCCACCTCGCAGATCGAGGACCTCATCGAGGAGCTCGCCGAGGACTACACGGTCGTCATCGTCACCCACAACATGCAGCAGGCGGCCCGCATCTCCGACAAGACGGCCGTCTTCCTCACCGGCGGCGAGCTCGTCGAGTTCGACGACACGAACAAGATCTTCGAGAACCCGGAGCACGAGCGCGTCGAAGATTACATCACCGGGAAGTTCGGATAG
- the phoU gene encoding phosphate signaling complex protein PhoU, whose product MARQNYQDKLTELEEDVLYMSEVVLERLRMALDSLERKDEDMAWEVIDGDDEINRMYLGLEQDCIDLLALQQPVASDLRFIAATFKIITDLERVGDLATNIGEYTLQANQDVFPEVDVQEIGTVTLDMIEEAMDAYAREDTEQCREIAASDDDLDALCERASETVVRDLIERELETTDEEDVEELLQDVSRLLLTIRDLERVGDHAVNICARTLYMVENDDELIY is encoded by the coding sequence ATGGCGCGACAGAACTACCAGGACAAGCTGACGGAGCTCGAGGAGGACGTGCTCTACATGAGCGAGGTCGTCCTCGAGCGCCTCCGGATGGCGCTTGACTCCCTGGAACGGAAAGACGAGGACATGGCGTGGGAGGTCATCGACGGCGACGACGAGATAAACCGGATGTACCTCGGCCTCGAACAGGACTGCATCGACCTCCTCGCGCTCCAGCAGCCCGTCGCCAGCGACCTGCGGTTCATCGCGGCGACGTTCAAGATCATCACTGACCTCGAGCGCGTCGGCGACCTCGCGACCAACATCGGCGAGTACACCCTGCAGGCCAATCAGGACGTGTTCCCCGAGGTCGACGTACAGGAGATCGGCACCGTCACCCTCGACATGATCGAGGAGGCGATGGACGCCTACGCCCGCGAGGACACCGAGCAGTGCCGCGAGATCGCCGCGAGCGACGACGACCTCGACGCGCTCTGTGAACGCGCGAGCGAGACCGTCGTCCGCGACCTGATCGAGCGGGAACTGGAGACGACCGACGAGGAGGACGTCGAGGAACTGCTCCAGGACGTCTCGCGGCTCCTGCTCACGATCCGCGACCTCGAACGCGTCGGCGACCACGCCGTCAACATCTGCGCGCGGACGCTGTACATGGTCGAGAACGACGACGAACTGATCTACTGA
- a CDS encoding helix-turn-helix domain-containing protein, which yields MSGDEERQWAYAEGLDDDRILDVFEGAAPLPTAAIAERAGVTEQTAAAKLVELADEWRVRRKRPGEGPSVWYRPTSAFGDEPEPTERSVDDAIDALDVPGTSGMMRDWRRDAVRAAFDFLAEEGTVEEPAFREEVYPAQTASYDDPDAWWAMVRPRLRTLPGVDAPTWRSETTWQFDEDAVSAVDET from the coding sequence ATGAGCGGAGACGAGGAGCGTCAGTGGGCGTACGCCGAGGGGCTGGACGACGACCGGATCCTCGACGTGTTCGAGGGGGCCGCGCCGCTGCCGACCGCGGCGATCGCCGAGCGCGCCGGCGTGACCGAGCAGACAGCGGCGGCGAAACTGGTCGAACTCGCTGACGAGTGGCGCGTCCGCCGGAAGCGTCCCGGCGAGGGCCCGTCCGTCTGGTACCGTCCGACGTCCGCGTTCGGTGACGAACCGGAGCCGACAGAACGCTCCGTCGACGACGCTATCGACGCGCTCGACGTGCCGGGGACCAGCGGCATGATGCGGGACTGGCGACGCGACGCCGTCCGCGCCGCGTTCGACTTCTTGGCCGAGGAAGGGACGGTCGAGGAGCCCGCGTTCCGCGAGGAGGTGTACCCGGCGCAGACGGCCAGCTACGACGACCCCGACGCGTGGTGGGCGATGGTCAGGCCTCGCCTGCGGACGCTGCCCGGGGTCGACGCGCCGACCTGGCGGTCCGAGACGACCTGGCAATTCGACGAGGACGCGGTGAGCGCGGTAGACGAGACGTGA
- a CDS encoding DUF7344 domain-containing protein, producing MVKSNTRSPQDSSADSARAPSDDVFSVLADRRRRQILRYLHEADPPEGLESIADAVGDRAGAPPRRELRIALHHKHLPKLDATGLIEYDAGDNRVVDAEGVESVSSYLDTAEELGEF from the coding sequence ATGGTCAAGAGCAACACGCGGTCCCCGCAGGACTCCTCCGCCGATTCCGCACGCGCGCCGAGCGACGACGTCTTCTCCGTACTCGCGGACCGGCGGCGGCGGCAGATACTCAGATATCTGCACGAGGCCGATCCCCCGGAGGGGCTCGAGTCCATCGCCGACGCAGTGGGCGACCGAGCCGGCGCTCCCCCGCGGCGGGAGTTGCGCATCGCGCTCCACCACAAGCACCTCCCGAAACTCGACGCGACCGGCCTGATCGAGTACGACGCCGGCGACAACCGCGTGGTCGACGCGGAGGGCGTCGAGTCGGTGTCGTCGTACCTCGACACCGCCGAGGAACTCGGCGAGTTCTGA
- a CDS encoding RNA 2'-phosphotransferase — MSGVRDCEAHGFFAGGECPVCGDGGRRVLSDRRRTRLSKFLSGALRHFPSDAGLSLDDAGWTPYADLVDAVTGKYDWADEKSVAGVVATDPKGRFERDGDRVRAAYGHSVDVSLEPTDAPVPDELYHGTAPENVESILAEGLKPMRWQKVHLSASTAGARSVGERHAPDPVVLRVDAAAMLADGRRVTKRGRDTYTTDCVPAEYLTATDG; from the coding sequence ATGTCCGGAGTTCGCGACTGCGAGGCGCACGGCTTCTTCGCCGGCGGCGAGTGCCCGGTCTGCGGCGACGGCGGGCGCCGAGTGCTCTCGGACCGCCGCCGCACTCGGCTCTCGAAGTTCCTCTCCGGCGCGCTGCGGCACTTCCCGTCGGACGCCGGACTGTCCCTCGACGACGCCGGGTGGACCCCGTACGCGGATCTGGTCGACGCGGTGACCGGGAAGTACGACTGGGCGGACGAGAAGTCGGTCGCGGGCGTCGTCGCGACGGACCCGAAGGGCCGCTTCGAGCGCGACGGGGACCGCGTCAGGGCGGCCTACGGGCACTCGGTCGACGTCTCGCTGGAGCCGACGGACGCGCCGGTCCCGGACGAACTCTACCACGGTACCGCCCCGGAGAACGTCGAGAGCATCCTCGCCGAGGGTCTCAAACCGATGAGGTGGCAGAAGGTGCACCTCTCCGCGTCGACGGCGGGCGCACGGTCGGTCGGCGAGCGCCACGCCCCGGATCCGGTCGTCCTGCGGGTCGACGCGGCGGCGATGCTGGCCGACGGGCGGCGTGTCACGAAGCGGGGGCGGGACACGTACACGACCGACTGCGTTCCCGCCGAGTACCTGACGGCGACCGACGGGTGA
- a CDS encoding DUF7115 domain-containing protein produces MDVPGIVESSLGDENVAARVSIGGEDELFVTPTRTLIYRADGLLSDETVEEYPHDAERLTVSEGRRKTKITLDYAIDGEREFTLPSKQADTALHPVLAGVLNASGVTEPGESVNQTYRFSELTIVITSDRLVKHVGEAVWDEEYEEYRFADVTGLDFEEGSVATQIVLEVNGRPQRIKAPNEQIGELRQRLTQALCSYYDVASEAELADALRGDEPEEDAEEDAEMGFGEGVDPLDADPPSTEEAEAAADDSDAAADDPEDAAEGARVGTVESGGEEGDDSEDGFDEAGFEPATSSDAGASDDVADELAELREVVEEQNELLEQQRQTIEQLIDELSRGR; encoded by the coding sequence ATGGACGTTCCCGGTATCGTGGAGTCTTCCCTCGGCGACGAGAACGTCGCCGCCCGGGTCTCGATAGGCGGCGAGGACGAGCTGTTCGTCACCCCGACGCGGACGCTTATCTACCGAGCGGACGGGCTCCTCAGCGACGAAACGGTCGAAGAGTACCCCCACGACGCGGAGCGACTCACCGTCTCCGAAGGGCGGCGAAAGACGAAGATCACGCTCGACTACGCGATTGATGGGGAACGCGAGTTCACCCTCCCCTCGAAGCAGGCGGACACGGCGCTGCACCCGGTGCTTGCCGGCGTGTTGAACGCCAGCGGCGTCACCGAGCCCGGCGAGTCGGTGAACCAGACCTACCGGTTCAGCGAGCTCACCATCGTGATCACGAGCGACCGGCTGGTCAAGCACGTCGGCGAGGCGGTGTGGGACGAGGAGTACGAGGAGTACCGCTTCGCGGACGTGACCGGACTCGACTTCGAGGAGGGCAGCGTCGCGACGCAGATCGTCCTCGAAGTGAACGGGCGACCTCAGCGGATCAAGGCGCCGAACGAGCAGATCGGCGAACTCCGCCAGCGGCTCACGCAGGCGCTGTGCTCGTACTACGACGTCGCCAGCGAGGCAGAACTGGCGGACGCCCTCAGAGGCGACGAGCCGGAGGAGGACGCCGAGGAGGACGCCGAGATGGGCTTCGGCGAGGGCGTGGACCCGCTCGACGCCGACCCGCCGTCGACCGAGGAGGCGGAGGCCGCGGCGGACGACAGCGACGCCGCCGCGGACGACCCCGAAGACGCGGCGGAGGGGGCCCGCGTCGGCACCGTCGAGTCGGGCGGCGAAGAGGGGGACGACTCCGAAGACGGGTTCGACGAGGCGGGCTTCGAACCGGCCACGTCGAGCGACGCGGGCGCGTCCGACGACGTCGCCGACGAACTGGCCGAGCTCCGCGAGGTCGTCGAGGAGCAGAACGAACTCCTGGAGCAGCAGCGCCAGACCATCGAGCAGCTGATCGACGAACTCAGCCGCGGTCGCTGA
- a CDS encoding DUF5830 family protein, protein MDETVELGVELLRNLEHEELSVADAVDRIETITTNPTLTRTILDEAEKRGVVEREDGIIRPSGGAFVRFESQVVQKEGEFTCERCGAGLSTGHFIKFESGEVGPFGSSCIRKVTGRE, encoded by the coding sequence ATGGACGAGACGGTCGAGCTCGGCGTCGAACTCCTGCGGAACCTGGAGCACGAGGAGCTGTCGGTCGCCGACGCGGTCGACCGCATCGAGACGATCACGACGAACCCGACGCTCACCAGGACGATCCTCGACGAGGCCGAGAAGCGGGGCGTCGTCGAGCGCGAGGACGGCATCATCCGCCCCTCCGGGGGCGCGTTCGTCCGGTTCGAGAGCCAGGTCGTCCAGAAGGAGGGCGAGTTCACCTGCGAGCGCTGCGGCGCGGGCCTCTCGACGGGTCACTTCATCAAGTTCGAGTCCGGCGAGGTCGGCCCGTTCGGCAGCTCCTGCATCCGGAAGGTGACCGGGAGAGAGTGA
- a CDS encoding TVP38/TMEM64 family protein, which produces MQIDRRTAAGGAALGAVAAASLLASPEAALSAAASAAADPLLFGVALLAIYLVRPFLAWPTTAVAILAGYGYGVAAGVPVALTGAVVTSMPPFLGVRWLAGDGRFWGHLGDAGDRFFGSTGHVRGVTAARLLPIPADAVTCTAAASGVSLPAFALGTVLGELPWTIAAVVVGSSAERVAAEGLGEVGLPLVIACVAAAALLLAGPAYQYFGSSTAAA; this is translated from the coding sequence ATGCAGATCGACCGCCGAACTGCCGCCGGCGGCGCCGCGCTCGGCGCCGTCGCCGCTGCGAGCCTCCTCGCATCGCCGGAGGCCGCCCTGTCCGCCGCGGCGTCGGCGGCCGCGGACCCGCTCCTGTTCGGCGTCGCCCTCCTCGCGATCTATCTCGTCCGGCCGTTCCTCGCGTGGCCGACGACCGCGGTCGCCATCCTCGCTGGCTACGGCTACGGCGTCGCCGCCGGCGTCCCCGTCGCGCTCACCGGCGCGGTGGTGACCTCCATGCCGCCGTTTCTCGGCGTGCGCTGGCTCGCGGGGGACGGCCGCTTCTGGGGCCACCTCGGCGACGCCGGCGACCGCTTCTTCGGGTCGACCGGCCACGTCCGCGGCGTCACGGCGGCCCGCCTGCTGCCGATCCCGGCGGACGCCGTCACCTGCACGGCGGCCGCGAGCGGCGTCTCGCTGCCGGCGTTCGCGCTCGGCACGGTGCTCGGCGAACTCCCGTGGACTATCGCCGCCGTCGTCGTCGGGAGTTCCGCGGAGCGCGTCGCCGCGGAGGGGCTTGGCGAGGTCGGCCTCCCGCTGGTGATCGCCTGCGTCGCCGCGGCGGCGCTGCTGCTCGCCGGTCCCGCCTATCAGTACTTCGGCAGCTCGACCGCGGCCGCGTGA
- a CDS encoding HVO_2523 family zinc finger protein — MDEDDAATGDGGKDSAGGDGGRPCPMCEAPMYRRHCKYVCPQHGVVMDCSDNFWV, encoded by the coding sequence ATGGACGAGGACGACGCGGCTACGGGCGACGGGGGCAAGGACAGCGCCGGTGGCGACGGCGGTCGGCCGTGCCCGATGTGCGAGGCGCCGATGTATCGCCGGCACTGCAAGTACGTCTGCCCGCAACACGGCGTGGTGATGGACTGCAGCGACAATTTCTGGGTCTGA